Proteins co-encoded in one Ruegeria pomeroyi DSS-3 genomic window:
- a CDS encoding NAD/NADP-dependent octopine/nopaline dehydrogenase family protein — protein sequence MEIAVLGGGNGSTAAAVDLTAQGHNIRFWRRNASAQAELKARGNVITLKDFEGARPIRITMVTDDIGEAIRGAELIVCPTPATAQSDIAAAMAPHLADGQVVFLPPGSFGSWIMADIVRKAGNHADVSWAETGTLPYLTRLHGADTVAITTRATRLPTGVYPLRNAEHAHSVLARAYPAVEPAGDALSGALMNAGPIIHPPLITMNAGPIEHFDHWDIHNEGTQPAIRRVTTRLDAERMAVREALGYGAPHFPLADHYETSDWMYGNLAHDKLVDSGDWREHLVLTEHRYMREDVAVGLALLVSVADWAGVPAPTATGLLALGSAICDDDFRQSGRTLENLGLADMDRAALQTMLRDGA from the coding sequence GTGGCAACGGCTCGACCGCCGCGGCGGTTGATCTGACGGCACAGGGGCACAACATACGGTTCTGGCGCAGAAATGCGTCTGCGCAGGCAGAGCTGAAGGCGCGCGGCAATGTCATCACACTCAAGGATTTCGAGGGCGCGCGTCCGATTCGGATTACCATGGTCACCGATGACATCGGCGAAGCGATCCGGGGGGCCGAGCTGATCGTCTGCCCGACACCGGCTACGGCGCAATCCGATATCGCGGCGGCCATGGCCCCGCATCTGGCGGACGGACAGGTGGTGTTTCTGCCGCCGGGCAGCTTTGGCAGCTGGATCATGGCCGACATCGTTCGCAAGGCGGGAAACCACGCCGATGTCAGCTGGGCCGAGACCGGCACCCTGCCGTATCTTACGCGGCTGCACGGGGCCGATACCGTTGCCATCACCACCCGCGCCACCCGCCTGCCGACCGGGGTCTATCCGCTGCGCAACGCGGAACATGCGCATTCGGTCCTTGCGCGGGCCTATCCTGCGGTCGAACCGGCGGGCGATGCGCTGTCGGGGGCACTGATGAACGCAGGCCCCATCATCCACCCGCCGCTGATCACGATGAACGCGGGCCCGATCGAGCATTTCGACCATTGGGACATCCACAACGAGGGCACCCAGCCCGCCATCCGCCGGGTCACCACGCGGCTTGACGCCGAGCGCATGGCTGTGCGCGAGGCGCTGGGCTATGGCGCGCCGCATTTCCCGCTGGCCGATCACTACGAGACCTCGGACTGGATGTATGGCAACCTCGCCCATGACAAGCTGGTCGACAGCGGCGACTGGCGCGAGCATCTGGTGCTGACCGAACATCGCTACATGCGCGAGGATGTGGCGGTGGGGCTGGCCCTGCTGGTTTCGGTCGCCGATTGGGCCGGCGTGCCCGCGCCTACGGCGACGGGGCTCTTGGCGCTGGGCTCGGCGATCTGCGACGACGATTTCCGCCAGAGCGGCCGGACATTGGAGAACCTTGGGCTGGCCGACATGGACCGCGCCGCTTTGCAGACCATGCTGCGGGACGGGGCCTGA
- a CDS encoding 3-hydroxybutyryl-CoA dehydrogenase has product MAARETIAAVGAGRMGRGMAVAFAYSGHPVRLIDAKPRPMDEFDRLKAEIRAELGSTFVLMADVGLMQASEADAMLARVEVVGHDDLAAALAGVPFVFEGVPETLEAKREVFERLSRHADADAVIASTTSTILSNDLQGFVTPPDRFLNAHWLNPAYLVPLVEVSPGDATDPAVTARLLDLLERIGKVPVTCAVSPGYIVPRIQALAMNEAARLVEEGVASSADIDKATKYGFGFRFAVLGLLEFIDWGGGDILYHASRYMTRATGQNRFAAPDIIETNMAEGRRGLRDGRGFLDYDGLDVAAYQRERIGAFAAMLRHLDKMPVKGD; this is encoded by the coding sequence ATGGCGGCGCGGGAAACCATCGCCGCTGTGGGCGCCGGGCGCATGGGCCGGGGCATGGCCGTGGCCTTCGCCTATTCCGGCCACCCGGTCCGCCTGATCGACGCCAAACCGCGACCCATGGACGAATTCGACCGGCTCAAGGCCGAGATACGGGCCGAGCTGGGCAGTACCTTCGTGCTGATGGCCGATGTAGGCCTGATGCAGGCGAGCGAAGCTGACGCCATGCTGGCCCGTGTCGAGGTTGTGGGCCACGACGATCTGGCGGCGGCGCTTGCCGGGGTGCCCTTCGTCTTCGAAGGCGTGCCCGAGACGCTGGAGGCCAAGCGCGAGGTGTTCGAACGCCTGTCGCGCCATGCCGACGCGGATGCCGTCATCGCCTCGACCACCTCGACCATCCTGTCAAACGACCTTCAGGGGTTTGTCACCCCGCCCGACCGGTTCCTCAATGCCCACTGGCTCAACCCCGCCTATCTGGTGCCGCTGGTCGAGGTTTCGCCCGGCGATGCCACCGATCCGGCGGTAACCGCCCGCCTGCTCGACCTGCTGGAGCGGATCGGCAAGGTGCCGGTCACCTGCGCCGTCAGCCCCGGCTATATCGTGCCGCGCATCCAGGCGCTGGCGATGAACGAGGCCGCTCGGCTGGTTGAGGAAGGCGTTGCCAGCAGCGCCGATATCGACAAGGCCACGAAATACGGCTTCGGCTTCCGGTTCGCGGTGCTGGGCCTGTTGGAATTCATCGATTGGGGCGGCGGCGATATCCTCTACCACGCCAGCCGCTACATGACGCGCGCCACCGGGCAGAACCGGTTCGCCGCGCCCGATATCATCGAGACCAACATGGCCGAGGGCCGGCGCGGCCTGCGCGACGGGCGCGGTTTTCTCGATTATGACGGGCTCGACGTTGCCGCCTATCAGCGGGAACGTATCGGCGCCTTTGCCGCCATGCTGCGCCATCTCGACAAGATGCCGGTCAAGGGCGACTAG